The region TGCGCTTGGGGGTCGGGGCATGGCTCTTCTCGCCTTCGCTCTCGCTCATGGCGCAATGACCCGCGCGACATGGACGATGGCATCGCGCGAGAGGCGCACGACAAGGTCGGTCAGGACCTGCGTCGAGATGAGCAGGGCCCCCAGCCCGCCCAGCACACCAGCGGGCAGGCCCAGCGAGAACAGGTTGAGCGAGGGCGCGGAGCGGCTCAGCACGCCGGTGACGAGCTGGACCACGAGCAGCACGAGGCAGGCGGGGAGCGCAATGGCGAGCGCGGTGGCGAAGGTCTGCGAGGCGAAACCGGCGACCATGGCGAAGCGCTCTGCGCCCAGCCAGGTCTGCCCCGGCGGGAAGGCCCGGTAGCTCTCGACCACCAGCGCGAGCCATTGCAGGTGCGCCCCCAGCGCAAGGAAGATCATCGTCAGGACGACCCCGAAATACTGGCCCAGAGCGGGGGACTGCGTGCCCGAATTGGGATCGACCGCGACCGCCATGTTCATCCCCATCGACCCGCCGATAACCTCGGCGGCGAGGATCGGTGCGGCGAAAGCGAGCTGGAGCACGAAGCCAAGCACCAGCCCGACCATGACCTCGCCCAGAACCGCGAGCAGCCCG is a window of Novosphingobium aureum DNA encoding:
- the fliR gene encoding flagellar biosynthetic protein FliR encodes the protein MIALDFGFGALEEQFWRLLFVMTRIGAALVAAPLFGIPSVPPQVRVIASGALAVMVCAWLPFAVPPALFTLAGLLAVLGEVMVGLVLGFVLQLAFAAPILAAEVIGGSMGMNMAVAVDPNSGTQSPALGQYFGVVLTMIFLALGAHLQWLALVVESYRAFPPGQTWLGAERFAMVAGFASQTFATALAIALPACLVLLVVQLVTGVLSRSAPSLNLFSLGLPAGVLGGLGALLISTQVLTDLVVRLSRDAIVHVARVIAP